One window from the genome of Leptospira johnsonii encodes:
- a CDS encoding SDR family NAD(P)-dependent oxidoreductase, which yields MGSFFREKVFLVTGASSGIGRALALELEKEGAYVAVIARRKEALKELKNSASHPDKIFILQADVMSESELKKAVEEFRKKFKRIDGFIHNAGISMRGTAAETELKVFRTIMDTNYFPLVILYGLLESDLRQSEGHVVAVSSFLGKFSTQYRSGYAASKHAIQAFMDSIRLENDKTGIHVMTVFPGIVKTDISVKALSGDGSPHGIMDEKQKRGLSPHVVAKKILKGIEKGKREIFPSKLGEKIDLILSKISPKILDKKLLKTKVN from the coding sequence ATGGGGTCATTTTTTCGGGAGAAAGTTTTTTTAGTCACAGGAGCAAGCTCCGGAATTGGCAGGGCGCTTGCTTTAGAGTTGGAAAAGGAAGGCGCTTACGTAGCGGTGATTGCCAGAAGGAAAGAAGCCCTTAAGGAATTGAAAAATTCCGCTTCTCATCCAGATAAAATTTTTATACTGCAAGCAGATGTGATGTCCGAATCTGAATTAAAAAAAGCAGTCGAAGAGTTTAGAAAAAAATTCAAGAGAATCGACGGTTTTATTCATAACGCAGGAATTTCCATGAGAGGTACTGCTGCGGAAACAGAGCTAAAGGTCTTTCGCACCATCATGGATACGAACTATTTTCCCTTAGTGATCCTTTACGGTTTATTAGAATCTGATCTTAGGCAGAGCGAAGGCCATGTGGTGGCTGTATCCTCGTTTTTAGGAAAGTTTTCTACTCAGTATAGATCAGGATATGCGGCAAGCAAGCATGCCATCCAAGCGTTCATGGATAGTATTCGTTTGGAAAATGATAAGACTGGAATACACGTTATGACTGTTTTTCCAGGTATTGTTAAAACGGATATTTCTGTTAAAGCGCTTTCCGGAGACGGTTCTCCTCATGGGATCATGGACGAAAAACAGAAACGCGGACTAAGTCCACATGTGGTAGCTAAAAAGATACTGAAAGGTATCGAAAAGGGAAAACGTGAAATCTTTCCATCTAAATTAGGGGAGAAGATCGACCTTATATTGAGTAAAATTTCTCCTAAAATTCTAGATAAGAAACTTTTGAAGACTAAAGTGAATTGA
- a CDS encoding ankyrin repeat domain-containing protein, translating to MDWNDLFRAVKTGNNGTLRALLSEAATRDGFAEEFPELRDSYGCGLLYWAIKEGNKEATNLLVEYGSDPNETSSRGETALLLALESENAELTTILLDYGADPELRDMDGNTPLTRAISSGKLELVEILFDLPNHPPDIESRNGEGYSPLLLAVDMGHLEIAEYLVTKGADPKKKNSEGRTILHLTALHNDYEILDLFSENKEVRSLLENKDQDGNTPLLLSALYDSVECLERLLNLGADPLARNLSGKTAKEEAYRMKFHHTLKVVDKATITLLFRASSEGKTDTVEKILSNGYEAEVRDMLGRTPLLLAVKSGKTDLIELLVKNGASPYSTDKEGNSPLALAEASESPALHQIFKQFLNPEEGK from the coding sequence GTGGACTGGAACGATCTTTTTCGGGCAGTAAAGACAGGTAACAACGGAACCCTTCGCGCCTTATTATCCGAGGCAGCGACAAGAGATGGTTTCGCAGAAGAATTTCCCGAACTGAGAGATTCTTACGGCTGCGGACTTTTGTACTGGGCCATTAAAGAAGGAAATAAAGAAGCCACCAATCTTTTAGTAGAATACGGCTCCGATCCGAATGAGACAAGCTCTAGGGGAGAGACTGCGCTCCTTCTTGCATTAGAATCTGAGAATGCGGAACTCACCACAATACTCTTGGATTATGGTGCGGACCCTGAACTCAGAGATATGGATGGGAACACTCCATTAACCAGAGCGATCAGTTCCGGAAAATTGGAATTGGTAGAGATCTTATTCGACCTACCTAATCATCCTCCGGATATTGAATCCAGAAATGGGGAGGGTTATTCTCCGCTATTACTCGCTGTGGACATGGGCCATTTGGAGATCGCTGAATATCTGGTTACTAAAGGCGCAGATCCTAAAAAGAAAAATTCCGAAGGCCGGACGATCCTTCATCTTACTGCATTACATAATGATTATGAAATATTGGATCTATTCTCGGAGAACAAAGAAGTGCGTTCTTTATTGGAGAATAAGGACCAAGACGGAAATACTCCTCTTCTTCTTTCAGCCTTATACGATAGCGTAGAATGTCTGGAAAGATTACTGAACCTAGGAGCAGATCCTTTAGCCAGAAACCTAAGCGGTAAAACAGCCAAAGAAGAAGCTTACAGGATGAAATTCCATCATACCCTAAAGGTAGTGGACAAAGCTACGATCACATTATTGTTCAGAGCCTCTTCCGAAGGAAAAACGGATACTGTAGAAAAAATACTGAGTAACGGTTACGAGGCAGAAGTTCGGGACATGCTTGGACGTACACCATTGCTTCTTGCTGTAAAATCCGGAAAAACAGATCTGATCGAATTATTAGTGAAGAATGGAGCTTCTCCTTATTCCACAGACAAGGAAGGAAATTCTCCTTTAGCTCTCGCAGAAGCTTCTGAAAGTCCGGCGCTTCATCAGATATTTAAACAATTCCTGAATCCGGAAGAAGGGAAGTAA
- a CDS encoding DUF2889 domain-containing protein, translating to MALSQLKQKIRYKDCGFQRRYESRYYWFPEESPPSCLIEVSQRDPYHDMTLYMLVNLATMKIMDLDVEEDRVPYETCPHAIKTYSYLIGEDMSYNKIMRKFPEDKTIGCLHINELLQNAAQSFSSAYAFFLKERNFPPEWDEYRMYQGDLDPKSRREIGRHWWMKDKGVRNSCYSFSDRHETPELKEQVKPLDSITSLMVKEFRSARGDR from the coding sequence ATGGCGCTTTCCCAATTAAAACAAAAAATCCGATACAAAGACTGCGGTTTCCAGCGCAGGTACGAGAGTAGATATTATTGGTTTCCGGAAGAAAGTCCTCCGAGTTGCCTGATAGAAGTCAGCCAAAGAGATCCATATCATGACATGACTTTGTACATGTTAGTGAACTTAGCCACGATGAAAATTATGGACTTGGATGTGGAGGAAGATCGAGTTCCTTACGAAACCTGTCCTCATGCGATCAAAACGTATTCATATCTCATCGGAGAAGATATGTCTTATAATAAAATTATGAGAAAATTCCCCGAAGATAAAACGATAGGTTGCCTTCATATAAACGAACTTCTACAAAACGCAGCCCAAAGTTTTTCCTCCGCCTATGCTTTCTTCTTAAAGGAAAGAAATTTCCCGCCTGAATGGGACGAATACAGAATGTACCAAGGCGACTTAGATCCGAAATCCAGAAGAGAGATCGGAAGACATTGGTGGATGAAAGACAAAGGTGTCCGAAATTCTTGTTATAGTTTCTCAGACAGACATGAAACTCCTGAATTGAAAGAGCAAGTGAAACCTCTTGACAGTATCACATCTTTGATGGTAAAAGAATTCCGAAGTGCCAGAGGCGATCGATAA
- a CDS encoding 7-carboxy-7-deazaguanine synthase QueE, translating into MKSVVHEIYLSVSGEGISTGLPTIFVRFAGCSLRCGMDGDRKLWCDTPYALSPNAGKQMELEDVISEIGSISSSPTQILLTGGEPLENSNRIFSQTLAEKLKQSRQVSGLYTRVRVETNGAEPIRDLENMVFTLDYKLPGSGMENKMILDNLEFVRDRNDNLDEIKFVIRDRKDFDRTLEVIDGFKLKGNLLASPVFGELAPEILVDWIKENNRTDLRLSLQTHKYIWGEKRGV; encoded by the coding sequence ATGAAATCCGTCGTTCATGAAATTTATCTCTCTGTTTCCGGAGAAGGAATTTCAACAGGCTTGCCTACAATTTTTGTCCGGTTCGCGGGATGTTCTCTCAGGTGCGGAATGGACGGAGACCGCAAGCTATGGTGTGACACTCCGTACGCACTTTCTCCGAATGCGGGGAAACAAATGGAGTTGGAAGATGTGATCTCAGAGATAGGATCTATTTCTTCTTCTCCCACACAAATACTTCTGACGGGCGGAGAACCATTAGAAAATTCGAATAGGATTTTCAGCCAAACGTTGGCGGAAAAATTGAAACAGTCCAGACAAGTTTCGGGGCTTTATACTAGGGTGAGGGTGGAGACAAATGGGGCGGAACCGATCCGGGATCTGGAGAACATGGTTTTTACCCTGGATTACAAACTCCCGGGCTCAGGAATGGAAAACAAAATGATCTTGGATAATTTGGAATTTGTCCGGGATAGAAACGATAATTTGGATGAGATCAAATTCGTAATTAGAGATAGAAAGGATTTCGATAGAACTTTGGAAGTAATAGACGGTTTTAAATTAAAGGGAAATCTTCTGGCTTCTCCCGTATTCGGAGAGCTAGCTCCCGAAATCCTTGTGGATTGGATCAAAGAGAATAATAGAACGGATCTGCGTCTTTCTTTGCAGACCCATAAATATATCTGGGGAGAAAAAAGGGGAGTTTGA
- a CDS encoding M23 family metallopeptidase, which translates to MIRNFAALILSIWFCPVFADITQNCDKKNICSSIETENDETSVYLQAKNLIPGTHITVYTAIEGSNIETEPQSPISIVLNDPEKKKVLTFKKKENAETPVSLAVLTVAYYGNLSAIHDDTYVYTLPYEGKSWISVGYNSGEEHKGGGAYSLDFVLPEGTPLLAARDGIVVETEDKFTEGRRDPKLIDKANRIVIEHSDGTVAIYGHLKAKGVFVKPGEKVVAGQKIGLSGDTGFSTGPHLHFEVYKPEEHRKKKSFATIFKTESEEKEYLSEENAYWTPDGKIPPGFPITNLEQFCISHSIPDPDKSTPCPDKIQTKRKFYLSIPIYKSGPYTFKAEFISLKTKKTSFTFQEKIPGGINFEAWEIQPVLSVGKYKIKFYLEEKEIGERSLQILP; encoded by the coding sequence ATGATCCGAAATTTTGCGGCTTTAATTTTATCCATTTGGTTCTGCCCTGTATTTGCAGATATCACCCAGAACTGTGATAAAAAAAATATCTGTTCTTCGATAGAGACTGAGAATGATGAAACATCAGTTTATCTCCAAGCCAAAAATCTAATCCCTGGAACTCATATCACAGTATATACCGCAATCGAAGGTTCTAATATAGAAACGGAACCTCAAAGCCCAATCTCAATCGTATTAAATGATCCAGAAAAGAAGAAGGTGCTGACGTTCAAAAAGAAAGAGAATGCGGAGACTCCTGTTTCTTTAGCGGTACTAACGGTTGCGTACTATGGAAACTTATCCGCAATTCACGATGACACGTATGTATACACTCTTCCCTACGAAGGCAAGTCTTGGATCTCGGTAGGTTATAATAGCGGAGAAGAGCATAAAGGAGGAGGAGCTTATTCTCTGGACTTTGTTCTTCCGGAAGGTACTCCACTTTTGGCTGCCAGAGACGGGATCGTAGTGGAAACGGAAGATAAATTTACGGAAGGAAGAAGGGACCCTAAACTCATAGATAAGGCAAACCGGATCGTGATAGAACATTCGGACGGAACAGTCGCAATCTATGGACATCTAAAAGCCAAAGGTGTATTTGTAAAACCGGGAGAGAAAGTAGTAGCAGGACAGAAAATCGGACTTTCTGGAGATACTGGATTCAGCACAGGACCCCATCTACATTTTGAAGTTTATAAACCGGAAGAGCACCGAAAGAAAAAAAGTTTTGCGACGATTTTCAAAACTGAATCGGAAGAAAAAGAATATTTAAGCGAAGAGAACGCTTACTGGACCCCGGACGGAAAAATTCCCCCCGGATTTCCGATCACAAACTTAGAACAATTTTGTATCAGCCATTCAATCCCGGACCCAGATAAATCCACTCCTTGTCCCGATAAGATCCAGACAAAACGGAAATTTTATCTTTCTATTCCGATCTATAAATCCGGGCCTTATACTTTTAAGGCGGAATTCATATCCTTAAAAACCAAAAAGACAAGTTTTACTTTTCAGGAAAAAATTCCAGGTGGGATCAACTTCGAAGCCTGGGAAATACAGCCCGTTTTGAGTGTAGGAAAGTATAAGATCAAATTCTATCTAGAAGAAAAAGAGATCGGAGAAAGATCCTTACAAATCCTTCCTTGA
- a CDS encoding formylglycine-generating enzyme family protein codes for MSRTRAIIFISFCFLFLFSETGTSQEEKETASSDTRKTVLWTGEVLSVYRNKGKAKIKIGRNSYFSERSEEEIRGILGEKSNLPLFRKPKMEEIGAFQIENIEVEFGKVGKLTKPISIELRGSFSLAEGKPARLISVGLLIGAYGEETFYQDPSKFDATDVVRNHLAKNILHPKDGKEMVLVHTGYESNGRILYEHMGYFLYGQGSDPGDDSYNPKFGVPDRSSLEEIPSFYIDKYEVTNKEYNKFLKETSTPPPPHWENGIFPRGKEYHPVTNLTYREAEAYSKWAGKKIPSEWQWEKAARGTGLIWRLLKDESYEFISQPQEYPFGNEFDSALCNTRESGSRGTISVYELPSKGQSPYGAIGMCGNVAEWTSSPYIPYPGHRPNSGRYGKHLKVIRGGSYSGTKEEAKVYARDFGGIPNLLNDRKAGLRLITEVKN; via the coding sequence ATGTCCAGGACCAGAGCTATTATATTTATCTCATTCTGTTTTCTTTTTCTATTTTCGGAGACAGGGACAAGCCAAGAAGAAAAAGAAACCGCATCTTCCGATACCAGAAAGACAGTACTCTGGACGGGAGAAGTTCTTTCCGTTTATAGGAATAAAGGAAAGGCAAAGATCAAAATAGGTAGGAACTCCTACTTTTCGGAACGTTCGGAAGAAGAGATCAGAGGGATCCTAGGCGAAAAATCGAATCTACCTTTATTCAGAAAACCTAAAATGGAAGAGATAGGCGCCTTCCAAATAGAGAATATAGAAGTTGAATTCGGAAAAGTAGGAAAACTCACCAAACCAATCTCGATAGAACTCCGAGGAAGCTTTTCCTTAGCAGAAGGTAAACCTGCCAGATTGATCAGTGTAGGACTTTTAATCGGAGCATATGGAGAAGAAACATTCTACCAAGATCCTTCCAAATTTGATGCCACAGATGTGGTCCGAAACCATTTAGCTAAAAACATTCTTCATCCGAAAGACGGCAAAGAAATGGTGCTAGTTCACACGGGTTACGAATCCAACGGACGGATCTTATACGAGCATATGGGATATTTCCTATATGGACAAGGTTCCGACCCAGGAGATGATAGTTACAATCCTAAGTTCGGAGTTCCGGATAGAAGTAGCCTGGAAGAAATTCCTTCCTTCTATATAGATAAATACGAAGTCACAAATAAAGAATATAATAAATTCTTAAAGGAGACTAGTACCCCACCTCCTCCTCATTGGGAAAACGGGATTTTTCCGAGAGGTAAAGAATATCATCCGGTAACTAACCTGACCTATAGAGAGGCGGAAGCCTATTCCAAATGGGCCGGAAAAAAGATCCCGAGCGAATGGCAATGGGAGAAAGCCGCAAGAGGAACAGGACTAATCTGGAGATTATTGAAGGACGAAAGTTACGAATTTATCTCCCAACCTCAAGAGTATCCTTTCGGAAATGAATTCGATTCAGCACTTTGTAATACAAGAGAAAGTGGAAGTAGAGGGACTATCTCCGTGTATGAACTTCCTTCCAAAGGCCAAAGCCCTTATGGTGCGATTGGAATGTGCGGTAATGTCGCAGAATGGACCAGCTCTCCTTACATCCCTTATCCAGGTCATAGACCAAACTCTGGAAGGTACGGAAAACATCTGAAAGTGATCCGAGGCGGTTCTTATTCAGGTACCAAGGAAGAAGCAAAAGTATATGCCAGAGATTTCGGCGGAATTCCGAATCTATTGAACGATAGAAAAGCTGGTCTCAGGCTGATCACAGAAGTGAAAAACTAA
- a CDS encoding response regulator, with the protein MKFSILEKIKEKSQFLQWKVLIGFFSLTLLLIIASALSLYGIIELKSSGIRIEHTFIVIEEIDQCKSITREIGIAQVYTEGAASENTRSLFSNLKSEIKILENLTKDNQIQQVRIQGIFNLIETAEKQPRSFESKKGIILLEIAELLNNMQEEELRLLNKRNAINSLRGTRVAYSLLTLVIVSFLVVGYGSYAVQKDIKEKRRMTDRLIESESRLLSILDNLPSAFCMMDLDGRTLFHNQVFANRFLESKDKRKDMGLENLFGSEKAQFISTVIAKSLEKQGPLDFELDLIVSDEEKTFYCVIVPLVDLEGEVYSVCGLFTDISVRKNYEHDLKKAKEEAEKANRAKSEFLAMMSHEIRTPMNGVVGMTELLIDSNLNTEQKEYAEIIQKSGESLLNIINDILDYSKIESGTLSLEIREFSVVETIEEVLDLFRSRAAQKQIDLVYYLDPNVPERILCDSLRLKQIFINLIGNALKFTEKGEIFLSAEVSKFEGNIYTILFSIRDTGIGIPPDKQKELFQPFYQVDTSSTRRYGGTGLGLSISSRLIEMMGGVIWVESELNVGTTFSFYIQVEGNNQAKIKDNATNSELENKKVLILDDNPTNLKILAYQLQILGLITFSAKSKEEALNLLDLDIMPDLGILDYNLPGNTGIEIARDIRKKNFHFPLVLLSSSFLDPKDKEIASELFAGELSKPVKKKDIERIVTEILAEGGSKAKANTRSSYLASQKEALSSQFPFKIMVAEDNEINQTLAKRIIQKLGYEPLIVPNGKEALITLRERKINLIFMDVHMPEMDGLQATQVIRNTWPVESQPYIIAMTAAAMQGDRDLCLRAGMNDYISKPIVFEELVHVMRKAGNTLFPKSKA; encoded by the coding sequence ATGAAATTTTCCATTTTAGAAAAAATCAAAGAAAAATCCCAATTTCTGCAATGGAAAGTACTGATCGGCTTTTTCTCCCTTACACTACTATTGATCATCGCAAGCGCACTCAGTTTGTATGGAATCATAGAACTGAAGAGTTCCGGAATCCGGATTGAACATACATTTATAGTCATCGAAGAGATAGACCAATGCAAGAGCATTACTAGAGAGATCGGGATAGCGCAAGTTTATACAGAAGGTGCAGCTTCGGAAAATACCAGATCCTTATTCTCCAATCTAAAAAGTGAAATTAAGATCCTAGAAAATCTCACCAAAGACAATCAGATCCAGCAAGTGAGGATACAAGGGATTTTCAACCTCATCGAGACGGCAGAAAAACAACCTAGATCCTTCGAATCCAAAAAAGGGATCATACTTTTAGAGATAGCGGAACTTCTGAATAATATGCAGGAAGAAGAATTGAGACTCCTGAATAAACGGAATGCTATCAATTCTTTAAGAGGGACAAGAGTCGCTTATTCCTTGCTTACCTTGGTTATAGTTTCCTTCCTAGTGGTTGGTTACGGCTCTTATGCAGTCCAAAAAGATATCAAAGAAAAGAGAAGGATGACTGACAGATTGATCGAAAGTGAATCCAGACTTCTTTCCATTTTGGACAATTTGCCTTCCGCGTTTTGTATGATGGATCTGGACGGAAGAACTCTATTCCACAACCAAGTATTCGCAAATCGATTCTTGGAAAGCAAAGATAAGAGAAAGGATATGGGACTGGAAAATCTTTTCGGAAGCGAGAAGGCCCAATTCATTTCTACAGTTATTGCAAAATCCTTGGAAAAACAAGGTCCCTTGGATTTCGAGTTGGATCTAATCGTTTCCGACGAAGAAAAAACATTCTATTGTGTGATCGTTCCCTTAGTAGACTTGGAGGGGGAAGTTTACTCGGTCTGCGGATTATTCACAGATATTTCTGTTCGTAAAAACTATGAACATGATCTCAAAAAAGCAAAAGAAGAAGCCGAAAAGGCCAATCGTGCTAAGTCTGAATTTTTGGCGATGATGAGCCATGAGATCAGGACTCCTATGAACGGAGTGGTTGGGATGACGGAACTTCTGATCGATTCCAATCTGAATACGGAGCAAAAAGAATACGCGGAGATCATCCAAAAAAGTGGAGAAAGTCTTCTAAATATCATCAATGATATTTTAGATTATTCTAAAATTGAATCCGGGACTTTGTCTCTTGAGATCAGGGAATTTTCGGTCGTCGAAACCATCGAAGAAGTTTTGGATCTATTCAGATCCCGAGCCGCACAGAAGCAAATCGATCTGGTTTATTATTTGGATCCGAATGTCCCTGAAAGGATCTTATGCGATAGCTTACGATTAAAACAGATCTTCATCAACCTGATCGGGAACGCTTTAAAATTCACTGAAAAAGGAGAGATCTTTTTATCCGCAGAAGTTTCAAAATTTGAAGGCAATATATATACGATCCTCTTTTCGATCAGAGATACTGGGATCGGAATTCCTCCCGATAAACAAAAGGAACTATTCCAACCGTTCTACCAAGTGGACACATCTTCTACCAGAAGATACGGAGGAACGGGACTGGGACTTTCTATCTCTTCTCGTTTGATAGAGATGATGGGCGGGGTAATCTGGGTAGAAAGCGAACTGAATGTAGGCACAACCTTCTCCTTTTATATTCAGGTAGAAGGAAACAACCAGGCGAAGATCAAAGACAATGCGACAAACTCGGAATTAGAAAATAAAAAAGTACTCATACTGGATGATAATCCTACCAACCTCAAGATACTCGCATATCAATTGCAGATCCTCGGACTTATAACCTTCTCCGCTAAATCAAAAGAAGAAGCATTGAATCTACTGGACCTAGATATAATGCCCGATCTAGGAATCTTGGATTATAATCTTCCCGGAAACACAGGGATAGAGATCGCCAGAGATATCCGCAAAAAGAATTTTCATTTCCCATTGGTGCTTCTATCTTCTTCTTTCTTAGATCCTAAAGACAAAGAAATTGCGAGCGAATTATTCGCCGGAGAATTAAGTAAGCCGGTTAAGAAAAAAGATATAGAAAGGATCGTAACCGAAATTTTAGCAGAGGGTGGAAGTAAAGCCAAAGCAAATACAAGATCTTCTTATCTTGCCAGCCAAAAGGAAGCTCTAAGCTCTCAATTTCCTTTTAAGATCATGGTGGCAGAAGATAATGAGATCAACCAAACCCTGGCAAAAAGGATTATCCAAAAATTAGGATACGAGCCGTTGATCGTTCCGAACGGAAAAGAAGCCTTGATCACCCTTAGAGAAAGGAAGATCAATCTAATCTTTATGGACGTTCATATGCCTGAGATGGACGGACTTCAAGCAACTCAGGTCATCCGAAATACTTGGCCTGTGGAATCCCAACCGTATATCATTGCGATGACTGCGGCTGCGATGCAAGGAGATCGGGACCTTTGCCTTCGTGCCGGAATGAACGATTATATTTCCAAGCCTATTGTATTCGAAGAATTGGTCCATGTGATGAGAAAGGCGGGGAATACTCTCTTTCCTAAATCTAAGGCTTAA
- a CDS encoding AEC family transporter: MSNFIVIGLCFLFGILIRSKGKFPADSHKVINSFIISVSLPCMEFGPLRHASLDGNFLTFAAMPWVLFGFGFLFFSFVGKFLNWKESTIICLCLSAGLGNTSFLGIPLIESYYSKDGLPTVLIIDQLGTFLTLAIPGTYLGTKARHALQSSETKSSLWKTLFTFPPFIALLVSLASRPISVAPELELAISRIGDTLIPLALFSVGYQLPGTIRVNSEEPNAENPKRESDDSFRMRIPLLFGLVFKLIIGPILVWLCFGTFFHYSEKNLGTDFLRNFKILIMESAMAPMITGSLLAAEWGLAPRLAVSLVGIGIPLSFLTTLGLYYLLENQAWTGTIFFGQ; the protein is encoded by the coding sequence ATGTCTAATTTTATCGTGATCGGACTTTGTTTTCTGTTCGGGATACTGATCCGGAGCAAAGGAAAATTCCCTGCCGATTCCCATAAGGTTATCAATTCATTTATCATTTCGGTATCTCTTCCTTGTATGGAGTTCGGCCCTTTACGCCATGCTTCTCTGGATGGGAACTTTTTAACATTTGCGGCCATGCCCTGGGTACTATTCGGATTCGGGTTTTTATTTTTCAGCTTTGTAGGAAAATTCCTGAATTGGAAAGAAAGTACGATCATATGTCTTTGCCTTTCCGCAGGATTAGGAAACACTTCGTTTTTAGGAATTCCTCTGATAGAATCCTATTATTCGAAAGATGGACTTCCTACAGTACTCATCATAGACCAACTGGGAACATTCCTGACTCTTGCTATTCCTGGAACTTACTTAGGAACAAAGGCAAGACATGCGCTCCAATCCTCAGAAACCAAATCCTCACTTTGGAAGACATTATTCACATTCCCTCCCTTTATCGCGTTATTGGTTTCTTTGGCTTCTCGTCCGATCTCGGTTGCCCCTGAGCTTGAATTAGCGATCTCAAGGATCGGAGATACCCTGATCCCGCTTGCTCTTTTTTCAGTCGGATACCAACTTCCTGGAACCATTCGCGTCAATTCCGAAGAACCAAATGCCGAAAATCCCAAGAGAGAATCAGACGATTCTTTTAGGATGAGAATTCCGTTGTTATTCGGCTTAGTATTTAAATTGATCATCGGCCCTATCTTGGTCTGGCTTTGTTTCGGAACATTCTTCCATTATTCCGAAAAGAATCTAGGCACAGATTTTCTCAGAAATTTTAAGATACTGATCATGGAATCAGCAATGGCTCCCATGATCACCGGAAGTCTTCTTGCTGCAGAATGGGGACTTGCACCTAGATTGGCCGTTTCCCTAGTCGGAATTGGAATACCGCTTTCTTTTCTAACGACCTTGGGATTGTATTACCTCCTGGAGAATCAGGCGTGGACTGGAACGATCTTTTTCGGGCAGTAA